A region of Rhodospirillales bacterium DNA encodes the following proteins:
- a CDS encoding NADP-dependent oxidoreductase, which translates to MIPKTHRRVTLLRRPPGEPAESDFRVEEVQTPEPGPREVLVRVVYLSLDPYQRGRMRDAASYAAAVGIGEVMTGGTVGEVVASKHPDFKVGDIVEDRLGWQEYAIGGGPALRKVDPSIAPISTANGVLGMPGMTAYFGLLDVGRPKPGETVVVSAASGAVGQAVGQIAKIMGCRAVGIAGGKAKCDFVVNELGFDSCVDYKAGGDLDAAVKAACPDGVDVYFDNVGGVVSDAVLRQLNFFARVSLCGSISQYNAVTPELGPRLMGTFVGKRVSMRGFIVTDFAGQYAPAMRQMGEWVRSGRLKYREDIVDGIDKAPRAFIGLLRGENFGKMLVRLGPEPAKR; encoded by the coding sequence ATGATTCCCAAGACACACCGCCGCGTCACGCTGCTGCGCCGCCCGCCGGGCGAGCCGGCCGAATCGGATTTCCGCGTCGAGGAGGTCCAGACGCCGGAGCCCGGCCCGCGCGAGGTGCTGGTGCGCGTGGTCTACCTGTCGCTCGATCCCTACCAGCGCGGCCGCATGCGCGACGCGGCGTCCTACGCCGCCGCCGTCGGCATCGGCGAGGTGATGACCGGCGGCACGGTCGGCGAGGTGGTGGCGTCGAAGCATCCCGACTTCAAGGTCGGCGACATCGTCGAGGACCGGCTGGGGTGGCAGGAATACGCCATCGGCGGCGGCCCGGCGCTGCGCAAGGTCGATCCCTCCATCGCGCCGATCTCGACCGCCAACGGCGTCCTGGGGATGCCGGGGATGACGGCGTATTTCGGCCTGCTCGACGTCGGCCGGCCGAAGCCGGGCGAGACCGTGGTGGTGTCGGCGGCGTCGGGCGCCGTGGGACAGGCGGTCGGCCAGATCGCGAAGATCATGGGCTGCCGCGCGGTCGGCATCGCCGGCGGCAAGGCGAAGTGCGACTTCGTCGTGAACGAGCTCGGCTTCGATTCCTGCGTCGACTACAAGGCCGGCGGCGATCTCGACGCCGCCGTGAAGGCGGCCTGCCCGGACGGCGTCGACGTGTATTTCGACAACGTCGGCGGCGTGGTGTCGGACGCGGTCCTGCGGCAGCTCAATTTCTTCGCCCGCGTGTCCCTGTGCGGCTCGATCTCGCAGTACAACGCCGTGACGCCGGAGCTGGGGCCGCGGCTGATGGGCACGTTCGTCGGCAAGCGCGTGTCGATGCGCGGCTTCATCGTCACCGATTTCGCCGGCCAGTACGCGCCGGCCATGCGCCAGATGGGCGAATGGGTGCGCTCGGGCCGGCTGAAATACCGCGAGGACATCGTCGACGGCATCGACAAGGCGCCGCGCGCCTTCATCGGCCTGCTGCGCGGCGAGAATTTCGGCAAGATGCTGGTGCGGCTGGGGCCGGAGCCCGCGAAGCGGTAG